The Muricauda sp. SCSIO 65647 genome includes a region encoding these proteins:
- a CDS encoding dipeptidase, whose translation MFIFDAHLDLAMNAIEWNRDLRLSVEEIREVEKGLTDKPDRAKNTVSLQAMRNGNIGLCVATQIARYSPEGNPLPGWNSQQQAWAQTQGQLAWYKAMEDAGEMVQITNVQELHTHLEIWKNDAPNKPIGYILSLEGADSIISMEYLEKSYESGLRAIGPAHYGPGVYAHGTDSDGGIGAKGRELLKKIGELNLILDVTHLCDTSFWETIDLYNGPLWASHSNCRKLVDHNRQFSDEQLKELVQREAVVGIPLDAWMMVPGWIRGKSTPEQTGVTLETMVGHMDHICQLAGNSLHVGIGTDLDGAFGKEQCPADLDTIADLQKVPNLLGKRGYSQTDIENIMHRNFIRFIQNVWS comes from the coding sequence ATGTTCATATTCGATGCCCACCTAGATCTTGCCATGAATGCCATAGAGTGGAACCGCGATCTTCGGTTATCTGTTGAAGAAATCAGGGAGGTTGAAAAAGGCCTGACCGACAAACCCGATAGAGCCAAGAACACGGTTTCGTTGCAGGCTATGCGTAATGGCAATATCGGCTTGTGCGTGGCCACACAGATCGCACGGTACTCACCAGAAGGAAATCCGTTGCCCGGTTGGAATTCTCAGCAGCAGGCATGGGCGCAGACCCAAGGCCAACTCGCATGGTACAAGGCCATGGAAGATGCAGGTGAAATGGTGCAAATTACCAATGTTCAAGAACTGCACACCCATCTCGAAATCTGGAAAAATGATGCTCCCAACAAACCCATCGGCTACATCTTGAGCCTTGAGGGAGCAGATTCCATCATAAGCATGGAATATTTGGAAAAGTCATACGAATCAGGACTTAGGGCCATAGGTCCTGCCCACTATGGTCCGGGAGTTTATGCGCACGGTACCGATTCTGACGGTGGTATTGGTGCAAAAGGCCGTGAGCTGCTCAAAAAAATTGGAGAATTAAACCTCATTCTTGATGTGACCCATTTGTGCGATACCAGTTTTTGGGAAACCATAGACCTATACAACGGTCCGCTTTGGGCCAGTCACAGCAATTGTAGAAAGCTGGTAGATCACAATCGACAATTTTCAGATGAACAGTTGAAAGAACTGGTTCAACGTGAAGCGGTAGTCGGTATTCCCTTAGATGCGTGGATGATGGTACCCGGTTGGATTAGGGGCAAATCCACTCCCGAACAAACAGGAGTAACCCTTGAAACGATGGTTGGCCATATGGATCATATCTGTCAGCTTGCCGGTAATTCGTTGCATGTTGGCATTGGCACTGATTTGGATGGTGCCTTTGGCAAAGAACAATGCCCTGCAGACCTTGATACTATAGCCGATTTACAGAAAGTACCCAATTTATTGGGAAAAAGGGGGTATTCACAAACCGACATCGAGAATATCATGCACCGAAATTTCATTCGCTTCATACAGAATGTTTGGAGTTAA
- a CDS encoding TetR/AcrR family transcriptional regulator, protein MSTKAERTTAYIIETVAPIFNKFGYVGTSMSDLTEATGLTKGAIYGNFENKEALALSAFEYNRNQLLETIDEKLSVEGSSMKKVFSLISFYRQYDVFALPMGGCPILNVGVDAQHNNKLLIAAVVETIKEIEGKIALVLENGVNSRELHLPVTPLQFAKQLYTMLQGAVAMSTMTRDRKYLMNTCAYLEQLVMQEIKK, encoded by the coding sequence ATGTCAACCAAAGCCGAACGTACCACCGCCTATATCATTGAGACTGTCGCCCCCATTTTCAACAAATTTGGATATGTGGGTACCAGTATGAGCGATTTGACCGAAGCCACTGGCTTGACCAAGGGCGCCATTTATGGAAACTTTGAAAACAAAGAGGCTTTGGCCCTCTCTGCTTTTGAATATAACCGAAATCAACTACTGGAGACCATTGATGAGAAATTGTCAGTTGAGGGTTCATCCATGAAAAAAGTATTTTCCCTGATCAGCTTTTATCGGCAATATGATGTTTTCGCACTGCCCATGGGAGGGTGTCCGATCTTAAATGTTGGGGTCGATGCACAACACAACAACAAGCTTCTGATTGCCGCGGTGGTAGAAACCATAAAAGAAATAGAGGGTAAGATTGCATTGGTGCTTGAGAATGGTGTCAACAGCAGAGAACTGCATCTTCCCGTGACACCCTTACAATTTGCCAAACAGCTCTATACCATGCTTCAAGGTGCTGTTGCCATGTCTACCATGACCCGAGACCGAAAATATCTGATGAATACCTGTGCCTATCTTGAGCAGTTGGTGATGCAAGAAATCAAAAAGTAG
- a CDS encoding PorP/SprF family type IX secretion system membrane protein, with the protein MRNVFGFCVLLCISATIVAQEVSLPEDLRQHNLTRFNASLFNPTFSLDWNNPNALSTWTRWQWQTIDGNPTTLFFDYSGAITPESTFGIGFLQHNTGIFLNTGGIGNYAHSFDVGNGTRLTVGANVLAFQQELADDRFLSDDELDLPQLETSDSFVLQMTPGVRLQSGDFAIAMALENALEVNLSNNDRESTGTIFSGLLSYDLPVQLFAAAGESYVRPMLYLRSVPDADTQIGINALLATSIFWAQGGYNSFYGLSGGAGVTLFKKFSIGGLFEFATDSALSDENSTFELVASYHFGNANSRREVVEVEEEDLVADETKPQKDEQQEVLDTGAEDEKLRQREAELARAQQIQDSIARAEYNRKVQDSIAIVERAKKINDSIVRAEEAAKRLRIAQDSIAKANLVAAQLKREQDSIAMVERAKKISDSIVRVEEAAKRLRMEQDSIAKADLAAAQLKRAQDSIATAQRLERQLLADQRKKDSIAKISEEKVEIKPGEKYEEVLTADGLQPGFYLIANVFGTKKYFENFMKTLNEKGLEPKSFYRELNGYNYVYLKRFNTIEEARKARDSKYYGKYPDKTWIFRVKR; encoded by the coding sequence ATGCGAAATGTCTTCGGATTTTGCGTGTTACTCTGTATATCAGCAACAATCGTGGCCCAAGAGGTCTCATTGCCCGAAGATTTGCGACAGCACAATTTGACCAGGTTCAACGCCAGTTTGTTCAATCCGACTTTTTCATTGGATTGGAACAATCCGAATGCTCTTTCTACTTGGACACGCTGGCAATGGCAGACCATAGATGGCAACCCCACGACACTTTTTTTTGATTATTCAGGGGCGATTACACCCGAATCTACTTTTGGCATTGGATTTTTACAGCATAATACAGGTATTTTTTTGAATACCGGTGGTATTGGCAATTATGCCCATTCGTTTGATGTGGGCAATGGTACCAGACTTACCGTAGGGGCCAATGTATTGGCTTTTCAACAAGAATTGGCCGATGATCGTTTTTTGTCAGATGATGAGCTCGACCTGCCCCAATTGGAAACCTCTGATAGTTTTGTTTTGCAAATGACACCGGGCGTGCGTCTGCAATCAGGAGATTTTGCCATTGCCATGGCTTTAGAAAATGCCTTGGAAGTTAATTTGAGCAACAATGATAGGGAGAGTACAGGTACTATTTTTTCAGGATTGTTGAGCTATGATTTGCCAGTTCAGCTTTTCGCTGCTGCGGGCGAATCGTATGTAAGACCTATGCTCTATCTTCGGTCGGTGCCCGATGCCGATACCCAGATCGGCATCAATGCCCTGTTGGCGACTTCCATTTTTTGGGCACAGGGCGGTTATAACAGCTTTTATGGTCTGTCTGGTGGGGCAGGGGTGACCCTTTTCAAAAAGTTTTCTATCGGCGGTTTGTTCGAGTTCGCCACTGATTCTGCATTGAGCGACGAGAATTCCACTTTTGAATTAGTGGCATCTTATCATTTTGGTAATGCCAATTCTAGAAGAGAAGTGGTAGAAGTTGAAGAGGAAGACTTGGTGGCAGACGAGACAAAACCACAGAAAGATGAACAGCAAGAGGTTCTTGACACTGGTGCTGAGGATGAAAAACTGAGACAACGGGAAGCCGAGTTGGCCAGAGCGCAACAAATTCAAGATTCGATTGCTAGGGCAGAGTACAATAGAAAGGTTCAAGATTCGATTGCCATTGTCGAACGGGCCAAAAAGATCAATGACTCCATCGTACGGGCAGAAGAGGCCGCCAAGAGGTTGAGGATAGCACAAGACTCCATTGCGAAGGCCAATTTGGTGGCCGCACAATTGAAAAGGGAGCAAGATTCGATTGCCATGGTCGAACGGGCCAAAAAGATCAGTGATTCCATCGTACGGGTAGAAGAGGCTGCCAAGAGGTTGAGGATGGAACAAGACTCCATTGCAAAAGCCGATTTAGCAGCAGCACAATTGAAAAGAGCGCAAGATTCAATCGCTACCGCCCAAAGGCTAGAACGGCAATTATTGGCTGACCAACGCAAAAAAGACAGTATTGCTAAAATCAGTGAAGAAAAGGTTGAAATAAAACCAGGTGAAAAATATGAGGAAGTACTGACTGCAGACGGACTTCAACCGGGGTTCTATCTTATTGCCAATGTGTTCGGAACCAAAAAGTACTTTGAAAACTTCATGAAGACCTTGAATGAAAAGGGACTTGAGCCCAAATCATTCTACAGGGAGCTAAACGGCTATAATTACGTCTATCTGAAACGTTTCAATACCATCGAAGAAGCCAGAAAAGCCAGAGATAGCAAGTATTATGGCAAATACCCGGATAAAACTTGGATTTTCAGGGTGAAACGCTAA
- a CDS encoding SixA phosphatase family protein, which yields MTSTIKLKNLFKVFIFSFSFLLFFSCKDSADKRNLNTEPVITTFYLIRHAEKDREDPNNPDPELNQDGLTRALKWAEVFNPIMLDAIYSTNYERTSMTAAPTSVKKDINIQYHDPSTLDIEEFKLQNQGLNVLIVGHSNTTPMLVNRLLGIEKYNQMDDADNSSMYIVRIIDGEATDILLNMH from the coding sequence ATGACAAGTACCATAAAACTAAAAAATTTATTTAAGGTTTTTATTTTTTCTTTCTCATTTCTTCTATTTTTTTCGTGCAAGGATTCCGCTGACAAGAGAAACCTCAATACAGAACCCGTCATCACCACTTTCTATTTGATAAGGCATGCTGAAAAAGATAGGGAAGACCCAAATAACCCAGATCCTGAACTCAACCAAGATGGATTGACCAGGGCCCTAAAATGGGCCGAAGTCTTTAACCCTATAATGCTTGATGCCATTTATTCGACCAACTATGAGAGAACCTCAATGACCGCTGCACCTACTTCGGTAAAGAAAGATATCAATATTCAATACCATGACCCCAGTACCTTGGATATCGAGGAGTTCAAATTACAAAACCAAGGGTTGAATGTATTGATCGTGGGCCACAGCAATACCACGCCGATGTTGGTCAACCGGTTATTGGGCATCGAAAAGTACAATCAGATGGATGACGCCGATAACAGTAGTATGTATATCGTGAGAATCATCGATGGCGAGGCCACTGATATCTTATTGAATATGCACTAA
- a CDS encoding DUF6503 family protein has protein sequence MKYLAIATLLFFVSCHDATKERLNAQQIIDKSIEASGGKLFDSHDVFFVFRDKAYVSGQNEGKKVLKRIFETDSVTITDVLAKGKLQRFFNDSLIQLPDSVANRYANSVNSVHYFVRLPYGLNDKAVNKKLLGESTLKEKDYYKVQITFDRENGGDDFEDIYIYWFDKETFKPDYLAYEFHVNGGGIRFREAFNERYVNGIRFVDYNNYKPKEKTADIYKIDSLFLSGALELLSKIELKDVKATKID, from the coding sequence ATGAAATATCTTGCCATTGCAACACTTTTGTTTTTTGTTTCTTGCCATGATGCCACAAAAGAAAGGCTGAACGCACAGCAAATCATCGATAAATCAATAGAAGCATCAGGAGGAAAATTGTTCGATTCCCATGACGTTTTTTTTGTTTTTAGGGACAAGGCTTACGTATCTGGCCAAAACGAGGGCAAAAAAGTGCTTAAGCGAATTTTTGAAACGGACTCTGTAACGATCACCGATGTGTTGGCTAAAGGAAAGTTACAGCGATTTTTCAACGATAGTTTGATTCAACTGCCCGATAGCGTGGCGAACCGCTATGCCAATTCTGTAAACTCAGTGCATTATTTCGTGAGGCTTCCGTATGGTTTGAATGATAAGGCGGTCAATAAGAAACTGTTGGGCGAGTCCACCTTAAAAGAAAAAGACTATTACAAAGTACAGATTACCTTTGATAGGGAAAATGGGGGCGATGATTTTGAAGATATCTATATCTACTGGTTTGACAAAGAAACCTTTAAGCCCGACTATTTAGCCTACGAGTTTCATGTCAATGGCGGGGGCATCAGATTTCGGGAAGCCTTCAACGAACGTTATGTAAACGGTATTCGATTTGTCGATTACAATAATTACAAGCCCAAAGAGAAAACTGCAGATATCTATAAAATCGACAGCCTGTTTTTGTCAGGGGCGCTTGAACTGCTTTCGAAAATTGAACTTAAAGATGTCAAGGCCACTAAAATTGATTAG
- the smpB gene encoding SsrA-binding protein SmpB, which yields MQKNINIKNKRARFDYEILDKYTAGIVLSGTEIKSIRLGKASLSQSFCEFNDKGELFVINMQIDEYSHGTHYNHRPKAERKLLLNKGELKKLQKEVTTSGLTIIPLNLFINDRGLAKVNIGLARGKKLYDKRETIKERENKRNLSRIKKNYNG from the coding sequence ATGCAGAAAAACATCAATATAAAGAACAAAAGGGCGCGTTTCGACTACGAAATCCTTGACAAATATACAGCGGGTATCGTATTATCGGGCACAGAGATCAAATCGATTCGTCTGGGCAAGGCCTCTTTGTCTCAAAGTTTCTGTGAATTCAATGATAAGGGCGAATTGTTCGTCATCAATATGCAGATCGATGAGTATAGCCATGGCACCCATTACAACCACCGGCCCAAAGCCGAGAGAAAACTCTTGCTCAACAAAGGGGAGCTCAAGAAATTACAAAAAGAAGTAACGACTTCTGGCCTTACCATCATACCCTTGAATCTTTTCATAAATGATAGAGGGTTGGCCAAAGTGAATATTGGGCTTGCACGCGGTAAAAAGCTTTATGACAAGCGTGAGACCATCAAGGAAAGGGAAAACAAACGAAACCTGTCGCGTATCAAGAAGAACTACAACGGTTGA
- a CDS encoding protein-L-isoaspartate(D-aspartate) O-methyltransferase, with translation MRDTHKHKGMRNQLAEVVASKGIKDQKVLEAIKTVPRHLFLDSGFEDHAYQDKAFPIGADQTISQPYTVAYQTELLQVRPGNKILEIGTGSGYQTAVLLKLNAKVYTIERQQELFKKTKLFFEKMGYRPKKLVFGDGYKGLPEDAPFDGIIVTAGAPKVPKTLLSQLKVGGRLVIPVGVEEQTMVLFERKSEKKFEKKELGAFRFVPLLEDKN, from the coding sequence GTGAGAGACACACATAAGCATAAGGGCATGCGCAACCAGTTGGCCGAAGTGGTGGCCAGCAAGGGCATTAAAGATCAAAAAGTCTTGGAGGCCATCAAAACCGTGCCCCGACACCTTTTTTTAGATAGTGGTTTTGAAGACCATGCCTATCAAGATAAGGCATTCCCGATCGGTGCTGACCAAACTATTTCGCAACCCTATACCGTAGCCTATCAAACAGAGCTTCTGCAGGTAAGGCCAGGGAACAAAATTCTTGAAATTGGCACGGGTAGCGGTTACCAGACAGCCGTTTTATTGAAACTAAACGCGAAAGTGTACACCATTGAACGCCAACAAGAACTATTTAAAAAGACGAAGCTCTTTTTCGAGAAAATGGGCTACAGGCCTAAAAAACTGGTTTTTGGCGATGGGTATAAAGGTTTGCCCGAAGATGCTCCTTTTGATGGAATAATAGTAACGGCAGGTGCACCCAAGGTGCCAAAGACATTGCTATCACAGTTGAAAGTAGGGGGTAGGTTGGTCATACCCGTTGGTGTGGAAGAACAGACCATGGTGCTCTTTGAACGCAAATCTGAAAAAAAGTTCGAGAAAAAAGAATTGGGCGCCTTTCGTTTTGTTCCACTTCTTGAAGATAAAAACTAA
- a CDS encoding Gfo/Idh/MocA family protein, with product MLKAGVLGAGHLGKIHLRLLNESQHYELVGFYDPDEINAKKVADEFGYKHFDNINALIDAVDMVDIVTPTLSHYDCAKKAIEKGKHIFIEKPVTNTLEEAEELIKLKNKKGIKAQVGHVERFNPAFLAVKDEIADPMFIETHRLAEFNPRGTDVPVVLDLMIHDIDAILSVVNADVKEINASGVSVISDSPDIANARIAFENGCVANLTASRISLKNMRKSRFFQRDAYISVDFLEKKVEVVKMKDAPENPGDFDMILQNAEGEKKQIYFENPDIRPNNAIMQELETFAVAIQDNTEPIVTLEQGANALRVALQVINSFNRE from the coding sequence ATGCTGAAAGCAGGTGTGCTCGGCGCGGGCCATTTAGGAAAAATACATCTTCGTTTGCTCAACGAGTCGCAGCACTATGAATTGGTAGGTTTTTACGACCCTGACGAGATCAATGCCAAAAAAGTGGCCGATGAATTTGGGTACAAACATTTTGACAACATCAATGCTCTCATCGATGCCGTTGATATGGTAGATATCGTCACCCCGACCCTTTCGCATTATGACTGTGCGAAAAAAGCCATTGAAAAAGGCAAGCACATCTTCATTGAAAAACCGGTGACCAATACGCTTGAAGAAGCCGAAGAGCTCATCAAACTCAAAAATAAAAAGGGCATTAAGGCCCAGGTCGGGCATGTCGAAAGGTTCAATCCGGCCTTTTTGGCCGTAAAAGATGAGATTGCAGATCCTATGTTCATCGAGACGCACCGTTTGGCAGAGTTCAACCCCAGGGGCACCGATGTGCCCGTGGTACTCGATTTGATGATACATGACATCGATGCCATTTTGAGCGTGGTCAATGCCGATGTAAAAGAAATCAATGCCAGTGGGGTATCGGTGATCAGTGACTCGCCCGATATAGCCAACGCCCGTATTGCCTTTGAAAATGGCTGCGTGGCCAATCTTACCGCTAGCCGCATTTCGTTGAAGAACATGCGCAAGTCTAGGTTCTTTCAACGAGATGCCTACATTTCCGTAGACTTTTTGGAGAAGAAAGTAGAGGTCGTCAAAATGAAGGATGCCCCTGAAAACCCAGGTGATTTTGACATGATCCTGCAAAATGCCGAAGGCGAGAAAAAACAGATATATTTTGAGAATCCTGATATACGGCCCAATAATGCCATTATGCAAGAGCTCGAAACCTTCGCGGTGGCCATACAAGACAATACGGAACCCATCGTGACTTTAGAGCAAGGCGCCAATGCACTTCGTGTGGCGTTACAGGTAATCAACTCATTCAACAGAGAATAA
- a CDS encoding 3-hydroxyacyl-CoA dehydrogenase family protein, which produces MKNIAVIGAGTMGNGIAHVFAQNGHQVNLIDISEDSLEKGLATINKNLDRMLAKEAISEETKKLTIQNISTHTVLNDGVKNVDLVIEAATENIEIKLGIFRELDAICAASTILATNTSSISITQIAAATKRPEKVIGMHFMNPVPIMKLVEIIRGYSTSDEVTKTIMELSKELGKTPTEVNDYPGFVANRILMPMINEAIETLYNGVAGVKEIDTVMKLGMAHPMGPLQLADFIGLDVCLSILNVMFEGFKNSKYAPCPLLVNMVMADKLGIKSGEGFYDYSESRKAEKVAPQFS; this is translated from the coding sequence ATGAAAAACATTGCAGTCATCGGGGCAGGCACCATGGGCAACGGCATTGCCCATGTATTCGCCCAAAACGGCCATCAGGTAAACCTTATCGATATTTCTGAAGATTCCCTAGAAAAAGGTCTGGCCACCATCAATAAAAACTTAGACCGGATGTTGGCCAAGGAAGCCATTTCTGAGGAAACCAAAAAGCTGACAATCCAGAACATATCAACCCATACGGTGCTGAATGATGGGGTCAAGAATGTAGATTTGGTCATCGAAGCCGCGACAGAGAACATTGAGATAAAACTTGGCATTTTCAGGGAACTGGATGCAATCTGTGCTGCGTCCACTATTTTGGCCACCAATACCTCTTCCATCTCTATCACACAGATCGCCGCAGCTACGAAAAGGCCCGAAAAAGTCATTGGAATGCATTTTATGAATCCGGTGCCCATCATGAAATTGGTCGAGATCATCAGGGGCTACAGCACCTCAGATGAAGTGACCAAAACGATTATGGAACTTTCAAAAGAACTGGGGAAAACGCCCACTGAGGTGAATGACTACCCTGGTTTTGTGGCCAATCGAATCTTGATGCCCATGATCAACGAAGCGATCGAGACATTGTACAACGGCGTAGCAGGTGTCAAAGAGATCGATACAGTGATGAAGTTGGGCATGGCCCACCCTATGGGACCTTTGCAATTGGCAGATTTCATCGGACTCGATGTTTGTCTCTCGATTTTGAATGTGATGTTCGAGGGGTTCAAAAATTCGAAATATGCCCCTTGCCCCCTTTTGGTCAATATGGTCATGGCCGACAAATTGGGCATAAAATCAGGAGAAGGCTTTTACGATTATTCTGAATCGCGAAAGGCAGAAAAAGTAGCACCCCAATTCAGCTAG
- a CDS encoding DUF1015 domain-containing protein: MAIVRPFKAIRPVRDKAPFVASRSYEEYSADELRSVMRYNPFSFLHIINPGYKFNKSIRGSERFKLVRNRYLEFLENNIFIKDESTCFYLYQIGKENFKSLGLFCATSVVDYQKGIIKKHEDTILKREKLFADYLETVGFNAEPVLMTYPDNETISSILKKEMQQLPEYDFTTTDKISHRLWKIDDRNTIETLQGIFSEMDSLYIADGHHRIASSALFAKRKKAKNEAHTGKEAYNFFMSYLIPESEIKIYEFNRMVKDLNGLSKKEFLIQLDEHFRIEEHKDNLYRPSKKHHFSMYLEGVFYSLYLRKRLYQFTDALNRLDTQILYKTILEPILGIQDLRNDKRIAYGYGKYNLIKMKDSIDRGDFAVGFSLLPITFQEIKDIADAGLVMPPKSTYIEPKLRSGLTIYEL; the protein is encoded by the coding sequence ATGGCCATCGTTAGACCTTTCAAGGCCATACGACCTGTGCGGGACAAAGCTCCCTTTGTGGCCTCTCGCTCATACGAAGAATATAGCGCCGATGAACTACGATCGGTAATGAGGTATAATCCCTTTTCGTTTTTGCATATCATCAATCCGGGATACAAATTCAATAAATCGATAAGGGGATCTGAACGGTTCAAATTGGTGCGCAACCGATATCTTGAGTTTTTGGAGAACAATATTTTCATAAAAGATGAATCGACCTGTTTCTACCTCTACCAGATCGGTAAGGAAAATTTCAAAAGTCTGGGCCTTTTCTGTGCCACCAGCGTGGTCGATTATCAAAAAGGTATTATCAAAAAGCATGAAGATACCATCCTTAAACGGGAAAAGCTCTTTGCAGATTACCTCGAAACCGTTGGTTTCAATGCTGAACCAGTGCTGATGACCTATCCTGACAATGAGACCATCTCTTCCATCTTAAAAAAAGAGATGCAGCAATTACCAGAATACGACTTCACCACTACAGATAAGATCAGCCATCGCCTTTGGAAAATCGATGACCGGAACACCATCGAGACCTTACAGGGAATTTTTTCTGAAATGGATAGTCTGTACATCGCTGACGGCCATCACAGAATTGCCTCATCTGCTCTTTTCGCCAAGAGAAAAAAGGCTAAAAATGAGGCACATACCGGCAAAGAAGCCTATAATTTTTTTATGAGCTACCTGATTCCCGAGTCGGAGATCAAGATTTATGAGTTCAACCGTATGGTGAAAGATTTGAACGGACTTTCGAAAAAGGAGTTTTTGATACAGCTTGATGAACATTTTAGAATCGAAGAACATAAAGACAATCTTTACCGGCCTTCCAAGAAACATCATTTCAGTATGTACCTAGAGGGGGTGTTTTACTCTTTGTACTTAAGAAAGAGGCTATATCAGTTCACCGATGCCCTCAATAGGTTAGATACCCAAATTCTGTACAAGACCATACTAGAGCCCATTTTAGGCATTCAAGACTTGCGAAATGACAAACGTATCGCCTACGGATATGGCAAGTACAACCTCATCAAAATGAAAGATAGCATCGACAGGGGTGATTTTGCGGTAGGGTTCAGCCTTTTGCCCATAACCTTTCAAGAGATAAAGGATATTGCCGATGCAGGTTTGGTGATGCCCCCCAAAAGCACGTATATTGAACCCAAATTACGAAGTGGGTTGACGATTTATGAGCTTTGA
- a CDS encoding YggS family pyridoxal phosphate-dependent enzyme, giving the protein MSIKANILHIKNSLSDHAALVAVTKTKSTVEILEAYDTGHRVFGENRIQEMTEKWKALPKDIEWHMIGHVQRNKVKYMAEYVSLVHGVDSFRLLKEIDKQAKKYDRVIACLFQMHIAEEDTKFGLDEEELHEILSSAEFKSLENVNIKGLMGMATFTNDENQVRKEFRYLKTIFDNVKERLTDCTILSMGMSGDYKIAIEEGSNMVRIGSSIFGTRNY; this is encoded by the coding sequence ATGTCGATAAAAGCAAATATTCTACACATCAAAAATAGTTTGTCAGATCATGCGGCCCTGGTCGCGGTCACAAAGACAAAATCAACCGTAGAAATTCTCGAGGCCTACGATACCGGGCATCGTGTTTTTGGTGAAAACCGAATTCAGGAAATGACCGAAAAATGGAAAGCCTTGCCAAAAGACATCGAATGGCATATGATCGGCCACGTACAACGCAACAAGGTAAAATACATGGCTGAATACGTGTCATTGGTACATGGGGTCGACAGTTTCAGGTTGTTGAAGGAGATTGACAAACAGGCCAAGAAATATGACCGTGTGATTGCTTGCTTGTTTCAGATGCACATTGCTGAAGAAGATACCAAGTTCGGACTTGATGAGGAAGAGCTCCATGAAATTTTATCTTCGGCAGAATTCAAATCCCTTGAAAATGTCAACATCAAGGGACTAATGGGGATGGCCACCTTTACCAACGATGAGAACCAAGTCAGAAAAGAATTCCGATATTTAAAAACTATTTTCGACAACGTAAAAGAGCGACTTACCGATTGTACCATTCTATCGATGGGCATGAGCGGTGATTACAAAATCGCCATTGAAGAGGGCAGCAATATGGTGCGCATCGGAAGTAGTATTTTTGGGACCAGAAACTATTAG